One Candidatus Hydrogenedentota bacterium genomic window, GGCACTGTCCCATTTCTTCGCCTTTTACGCGGAAAAGGCGGGCGGCGAGGAGTTTTGCCCAATCCCCGCCGACTGCGAGACCGATTCCGCCGCCTTCCAGGTCTCCACCAGCGCGGGCCTGATTATTGTGCCGCAGGGCCTGGGCCAGGTCCAGTGCACGGGCACCCTGCTTAACCGCGCGGGCGCGCCCACTTTTGAGCCGTTGTTCATCACGGCGCGCCACTGTTTCGACAGTGGAAGCGTGCGCGCGCGCGATGTGGACGTGTTCTGGGACTACCGCACCGGCGGCTGCGACCCTGCGCTGCCCCGCCCCGCCCTGGCCGATTTGCCGCGCAGCATGGGCCGGGAGTTGCTGGCGCACAGTTCACGCCTGGACGGGCAGTTCCTGCGGCTGGACGGCGCGCCCGTGGGCGCTTTTGGCCGGGCCTGGGCCGGGTGGGACACGGCGGAGCCCGGCCTCGGCGCGGCTGTCCAGGGTTTCCACTGCCCGGCGGGCACCCCGCTGAAAACCTGCCGGGGCGTTGTGCTTGAGGTGAACCGCGAGGAGTGCCTGAACGTTCTCTGCACCACCAAGTACGAGCGGCAGACCCGCGTCCGCTGGAACGAGGGCATCACCGAGGGCGGGTCCTCCGGCTCCGGCCTTTTCATGGCGGACGGCGCGTTCCGCCTCGTCGGCATGCTGAGCAACGGCACGGTCCACACCTGCGGCCGGCCCGCCTTCAACCTCGACAACTACGCCTCCTTCCGGGATTTCTTTCCCGTCATTGCCTGCCACCTTGTGGACGGCACGTCCTGTGCGCCCGGCGACAAAGAGTCCTGGTGTTTCCTCGGGAAAATGCTGGGCAGCACCGGCCCCGCCGCCGAGAGCCTGCGGTATTTCCGCGACACCGTGCTGATGCCCCTGCCCATCGGGAAAAAGGTGGTCGCCGCCTACTACGCCGCCTCCCCCGCGTTCGAGCGCGCCGCGGAGGCCTCCCCCGCGTTCCGCGCCGTGTCGGCGGTGTGCGCCGCAGGCGCGGCGCTGCTCCCGCCGCCGGGGGACTGAGACGCGGGAATGCCGCGAGAAGCAGCGCAACCCCTGTGGACGGAGTGGACGGAGTGGACAGGGTGACAGGGAGANNNNNNNNNNNNNNNNNNNNNNNNNNNNNNNNNNNNNNNNNNNNNNNNNNNNNNNNNNNNNNNNNNNNNNNNNNNNNNNNNNNNNNNNNNNNNNNNNNNNCAGGGTGACAGGGTGACAGGGTGACAGGGTGACAGGGTGACAGGGTGACAGGGTGACAGGGTGGGGCGCTTGATGCGGCACGGCCCATGAAATGCGACATTTTCGTCCACCCCGTCCACTGCGTCCACCCCGTCCACTGTGCCCGTGCCACATCCCGCCCTTGCAAAGACCCGCCCGCATTTCGGACAATTCCCCTGCGGGCCGGTGTCCGTGTTGGGCGGATGGGTGCGCGGGGAGCGGAGCATGCTAGCCAGAATACAGTCCTGCGCGGTGCTGGGCATTGACGCCCACCCGCTCGCGGTGGAAGTGGACATCCGTCCGGGCGAGAACAGAATCAAGATGGTGGGCCTGCCGGATGCGGCGGTGAAGGAGAGCGAGGACCGGGTGGGGGCCGCGCTGCGCAATTCGGGGTTCCGCACGCCAAGGGGCGCGGTGGTGGTGAATCTGGCGCCCGCGGACATGCGCAAGCAGGGCAGCGCGCTGGACCTGCCCATCGCCCTGGGCATTTTGGCGGCGACGGGCCAGTTGAACGGGTCGCGCCTGCGGGACCATGTGATTGTGGGGGAACTGGCGCTGGACGGGTCGCTGCGGCCCGTGGCGGGGGCGCTGGCGATGGCCATCTCGGCGCGGAACCTGGGCATGCGGGGCATCATCCTTCCGGAGCAGAACGCGGGGGAGGCGGGGGTGACGGACCGGGTGGAGGTGATTCCTGCGCGCACGCTGATGGAGGCGCACGCCTTCCTTTCCGGAAAACTGGAGATTGCGCCGCATGTGACGGATGTGGCGGCGGCCTTCGCGGCGGCGGACACGCAGGCGCCGGACCTGAGCGACGTGAAGGGCCAGGCCGCGGTGAAGCGCGCCCTGACGGTGGCGGCGGCGGGGGGGCACAATCTGCTGATGGTGGGGCCGCCGGGCACGGGCAAGACCATGCTGGCGTCGCGGCTGCCGGGGATACTGCCCGAAATGAGTTTCGAGGAGGCGCTGGAGACCACGCAGGTCTACAGCGTGATGCCGACCGTGTCCCGGCGGGACGCCCTGATGGTGGCCCGGCCCTTCCGCAGCCCGCACCACACGGCGACGACGGTCTCCATCGCCGGGGGCGGCGCGGGGGCCACGGCGTATCCGGGCGAGGTGAGCCTGGCGCACAACGGGGTGCT contains:
- a CDS encoding YifB family Mg chelatase-like AAA ATPase, with product MLARIQSCAVLGIDAHPLAVEVDIRPGENRIKMVGLPDAAVKESEDRVGAALRNSGFRTPRGAVVVNLAPADMRKQGSALDLPIALGILAATGQLNGSRLRDHVIVGELALDGSLRPVAGALAMAISARNLGMRGIILPEQNAGEAGVTDRVEVIPARTLMEAHAFLSGKLEIAPHVTDVAAAFAAADTQAPDLSDVKGQAAVKRALTVAAAGGHNLLMVGPPGTGKTMLASRLPGILPEMSFEEALETTQVYSVMPTVSRRDALMVARPFRSPHHTATTVSIAGGGAGATAYPGEVSLAHNGVLFLDELPEFNRAALEVLRQPLEEGRVHIRRANYSITYPSRFMLVVAMNPCPCGCRTDPRKVCRCGDGEVQRYMSRISGPLLDRIDLHVDVPPLSFEELTDNRPSGPTSAEVRAEVRAARERQRRRLGGRHTCNAHLDTRAMRKHCATTEGAKSLMETALQRLGLSARAYDKVLRVARTLADLESAEIIAEHHVAEAVQYRSLDKQLFAGV